In bacterium, a single window of DNA contains:
- a CDS encoding UPF0175 family protein: MSAVKIEVELPSDLIVALNVEPSELGRRAREWILLELFQEGVISAGRAAEILGTTKAGFMQLLDLHGLPYLDASYEELER; this comes from the coding sequence TCGAAGTTGAGTTACCGAGCGACCTGATCGTCGCCTTGAACGTCGAGCCCTCGGAGCTGGGGCGTCGGGCCAGGGAGTGGATTCTGCTCGAGCTCTTTCAAGAGGGCGTCATCTCGGCCGGCAGAGCCGCCGAGATCCTGGGGACCACGAAGGCAGGTTTCATGCAGCTTCTGGATCTTCACGGACTGCCCTACCTCGACGCCAGCTACGAGGAGCTCGAGCG